From one Chryseobacterium sp. 3008163 genomic stretch:
- a CDS encoding GLPGLI family protein, translating to MKKLGILAVVLLAQATFAQTNRFVYQVTSKPDVNNKTDIKTENAYLDISAEKSMFYSENRIKRDSVMKANFQSGGARGFNREQMEGLRTNINYSIEKDKKNQKTLYKDRLGRDQYSYEEDRPLNWKILSETTKIGEYKVQKAETEFGGRKWTAWFTTDLPYQDGPYKFSGLPGLVVKAEDANGDYSFDLMKNYKIADFPEMTTFGNVIKVKRTDYVKQQEKFKTDPMSFMNNQRGGGISPPMRIGGGGNQNPADMRKRMEERAKEEAKETAIRLN from the coding sequence ATGAAAAAATTAGGCATTCTTGCTGTAGTCTTGCTTGCACAGGCTACTTTCGCACAAACTAACAGATTTGTTTATCAGGTAACTTCAAAACCAGATGTCAATAACAAAACTGATATTAAAACTGAAAATGCATATTTAGATATATCTGCAGAAAAATCCATGTTCTATTCTGAAAACAGGATTAAAAGAGATTCAGTGATGAAAGCCAATTTTCAAAGCGGTGGTGCAAGAGGTTTTAACAGAGAACAAATGGAAGGTTTGAGAACGAATATCAATTATTCCATTGAAAAAGATAAAAAAAATCAGAAAACCTTATATAAAGACCGTTTGGGAAGAGATCAATATTCATACGAAGAAGATCGACCTCTGAATTGGAAAATTTTATCTGAAACCACAAAAATTGGTGAATATAAAGTGCAAAAAGCCGAAACCGAGTTTGGCGGAAGAAAATGGACGGCATGGTTCACAACAGATCTTCCTTATCAAGACGGTCCTTATAAATTCAGCGGACTTCCAGGTTTGGTTGTGAAAGCTGAAGATGCTAACGGAGATTATTCATTTGATTTAATGAAAAATTATAAAATTGCTGATTTTCCTGAAATGACAACATTCGGAAATGTTATTAAAGTTAAAAGAACTGATTACGTAAAACAACAGGAAAAATTTAAAACTGACCCGATGTCTTTCATGAATAATCAACGTGGCGGTGGAATTTCTCCTCCAATGAGAATCGGCGGCGGTGGAAACCAAAATCCTGCAGACATGAGAAAGCGAATGGAAGAAAGAGCTAAAGAAGAAGCAAAAGAAACAGCAATCCGATTGAACTGA
- a CDS encoding GxxExxY protein has product MTENEISKIVFGSGLKIHRKLGVGLFETIYEDCLFYELRKEGLIVEKQKFLNIQYEELILERAFKMDLLIENKVVLEIKSVESLNNFHALQLKNYLRIGNFKLGMLLNFNSQLFKDGVRRIANNLDEI; this is encoded by the coding sequence ATGACAGAAAATGAGATTTCAAAAATTGTATTTGGAAGCGGATTAAAGATTCATAGAAAATTAGGTGTTGGTTTATTTGAAACCATTTATGAAGATTGTTTATTTTATGAATTACGGAAAGAAGGATTAATAGTTGAAAAACAGAAATTCCTGAATATCCAATATGAAGAACTTATTTTAGAAAGAGCTTTCAAAATGGATTTGTTAATTGAAAATAAAGTCGTTTTAGAAATTAAATCAGTAGAAAGCTTAAATAATTTTCATGCTTTACAGTTAAAAAATTATTTGAGAATCGGAAATTTTAAATTAGGGATGCTTTTAAATTTTAATTCTCAACTTTTTAAGGACGGTGTTAGAAGAATAGCAAACAATCTTGATGAAATTTAA
- the sufC gene encoding Fe-S cluster assembly ATPase SufC — translation MLNIKNLHARIEDGAQILKGINLEIKPGEVHAIMGPNGAGKSTLSSVIAGKEDYEVTEGEILFQGENIIEDAPEERAHKGIFLSFQYPVEIPGVSVTNFIKAALNENRKANGLEDMPAKEMLAMIREKSEKLGIKKDFLSRSLNEGFSGGEKKRNEIFQMMMLNPKLAILDETDSGLDIDALRIVADGVNQFKNEGNAVLLITHYQRLLNYIEPDYVHVLANGKIIKTGDKSLALELESKGYDWLLN, via the coding sequence ATGTTAAACATTAAAAACTTACATGCCAGAATTGAAGATGGCGCGCAAATATTAAAAGGTATCAATCTTGAAATCAAGCCGGGCGAAGTTCATGCGATCATGGGACCCAACGGAGCGGGAAAATCTACTCTTTCTTCTGTGATTGCAGGAAAAGAAGATTACGAAGTAACGGAAGGAGAAATCCTTTTTCAAGGTGAAAACATTATTGAAGATGCTCCTGAAGAGAGAGCGCACAAAGGAATTTTCCTTTCATTTCAGTATCCGGTAGAAATTCCGGGAGTTTCTGTGACGAATTTCATTAAAGCTGCTTTAAACGAAAACAGAAAAGCAAACGGATTGGAAGATATGCCTGCAAAAGAAATGCTGGCTATGATTCGTGAAAAATCTGAGAAATTAGGAATTAAAAAAGATTTCCTTTCAAGATCATTGAACGAAGGATTTTCGGGAGGTGAAAAGAAAAGAAACGAGATTTTCCAGATGATGATGCTGAATCCTAAATTGGCGATTCTTGACGAAACAGATTCCGGATTGGATATTGATGCCTTGAGAATCGTTGCAGACGGTGTAAACCAGTTTAAAAACGAAGGAAATGCAGTTCTTTTGATTACGCATTATCAAAGATTGCTAAATTATATTGAGCCTGATTATGTACACGTTTTAGCGAACGGAAAAATCATTAAGACAGGTGACAAATCTTTAGCTTTAGAATTAGAAAGCAAAGGGTACGACTGGTTGCTTAACTAA
- a CDS encoding neutral zinc metallopeptidase produces MKWTDDRSGNVDDRRGSGGGGGAIVGGGLGTIIIAAIVFFLGGDPSAILSSSGSSSPRTEQRELSQGDLQVGEFVKMITAENEETWTKIFAENGMQYKPARVVLFREGTNSGCGQAQSAMGPFYCPTDQSVYMDMSFFQELQSKFGAKVTEFTIAYVMAHEMGHHVQNLLGTLDKTDQLRRSGRYSEAQLNQVSVATELQADFYAGLWARYSNEREKFLEPGDLESAVEAAEAVGDDNIQKRSQGYVNQESFTHGSSAQRKEWFMKGYNSGDIKQGDTFNQLLR; encoded by the coding sequence ATGAAATGGACAGACGACAGAAGTGGCAACGTAGATGACAGAAGAGGATCCGGCGGCGGTGGCGGCGCCATTGTAGGGGGCGGTTTAGGAACAATCATCATTGCTGCAATCGTATTTTTTCTTGGAGGAGATCCTTCGGCAATTCTTTCTTCAAGTGGAAGTTCATCACCAAGAACCGAGCAGCGAGAACTGAGTCAAGGAGACCTGCAAGTGGGGGAATTCGTTAAAATGATTACTGCTGAAAACGAAGAAACTTGGACTAAAATTTTTGCCGAAAACGGTATGCAATACAAACCAGCCAGAGTTGTCTTGTTTAGAGAAGGTACAAATTCCGGTTGTGGACAAGCACAGTCCGCAATGGGACCATTTTATTGCCCAACCGATCAATCTGTTTATATGGATATGAGTTTCTTTCAGGAACTTCAGTCAAAATTCGGAGCAAAAGTCACAGAGTTTACCATCGCTTACGTAATGGCTCACGAAATGGGACATCATGTACAAAATCTTCTAGGAACTTTAGATAAAACAGACCAATTAAGAAGAAGCGGAAGATATTCTGAAGCACAACTTAATCAGGTTTCTGTAGCTACTGAACTTCAGGCTGATTTCTATGCCGGACTTTGGGCAAGATATTCTAACGAGAGAGAGAAATTTCTTGAACCGGGCGATTTAGAATCTGCAGTTGAAGCAGCAGAAGCTGTAGGTGACGATAATATTCAGAAAAGATCACAAGGTTATGTGAATCAGGAAAGTTTTACACACGGGTCATCAGCCCAACGTAAAGAATGGTTTATGAAAGGATATAACTCTGGAGACATCAAACAAGGAGATACCTTTAATCAACTTTTAAGATAA
- the sufB gene encoding Fe-S cluster assembly protein SufB, whose translation MSKYTEDDLRVDLENKKYEFGWETILDYEDFPIGLNEDIVRAISAKKEEPEWMTEWRLESFKIWLKMTEPEWANIKYTKPDFQAIKYYAAPKAKPELASLDEVDPELLATFAKLGINIEEQKRLSNVAVDIVIDSISVKTTFQDTLAEKGIIFCSISEAIKNHPDLVRKYLGKVVPRGDNFYAALNSAVFSDGSFCYIPKGVRCPMELSTYFRINQSGTGQFERTLVIADEGSYVSYLEGCTAPSRDENQLHAAVVELIAMDNAEIKYSTVQNWYPGNEEGKGGVFNFVTKRGLCETKAKISWTQVETGSAVTWKYPSCILKGDGSIGEFYSIAVTNNHQYADTGTKMIHIGKNTKSTIISKGISAGKSQNSYRGLVKVMPSAKGARNFSQCDSLLMGNECGAHTFPYIEIKDPTAQLEHEATTSKIGEDQIFYCNQRGIDTERAIALIVNGFSKEVLNKLPMEFAIEAQKLLEISLEGSVG comes from the coding sequence ATGAGTAAATATACTGAAGACGACTTACGTGTCGATTTAGAAAATAAAAAATACGAATTCGGTTGGGAAACCATACTCGATTACGAAGATTTCCCAATTGGTCTAAACGAAGACATCGTCCGTGCTATTTCTGCTAAAAAAGAAGAACCGGAATGGATGACAGAATGGCGTTTAGAATCATTCAAGATTTGGTTGAAAATGACTGAGCCTGAGTGGGCAAACATCAAATACACAAAACCAGATTTTCAGGCAATTAAGTATTACGCTGCACCGAAAGCTAAACCAGAATTGGCAAGCTTAGACGAAGTGGATCCTGAATTATTGGCTACTTTCGCCAAATTAGGAATCAACATCGAAGAACAGAAAAGACTTTCAAATGTTGCCGTAGATATTGTAATCGATTCTATCTCTGTAAAAACAACTTTTCAGGATACCTTAGCAGAAAAAGGAATTATTTTCTGTTCAATTTCCGAAGCGATCAAAAATCATCCGGACTTAGTAAGAAAATATCTTGGAAAAGTAGTTCCTAGAGGTGATAACTTTTATGCAGCATTGAATTCCGCAGTATTTTCTGACGGAAGTTTCTGCTACATTCCAAAAGGGGTGAGATGTCCTATGGAATTATCAACCTATTTCCGTATCAATCAGTCCGGAACAGGTCAGTTTGAAAGAACACTTGTCATCGCTGATGAAGGAAGTTATGTTTCTTATCTTGAAGGTTGTACAGCTCCGTCGAGAGACGAAAATCAGCTTCACGCAGCAGTTGTAGAACTGATCGCGATGGATAATGCTGAAATTAAATATTCAACAGTGCAAAACTGGTACCCAGGAAATGAAGAAGGAAAAGGAGGAGTTTTCAACTTTGTAACCAAAAGAGGATTGTGCGAAACAAAAGCAAAAATCTCATGGACACAAGTAGAAACAGGATCTGCTGTAACATGGAAATATCCGTCTTGTATCTTAAAAGGTGACGGTTCTATCGGTGAGTTCTACTCTATCGCAGTAACCAACAATCATCAGTATGCCGATACAGGTACAAAGATGATTCACATCGGTAAGAATACAAAATCAACAATTATTTCGAAAGGAATTTCTGCAGGAAAATCTCAAAACTCATATAGAGGATTGGTAAAAGTGATGCCTTCTGCAAAAGGAGCCAGGAACTTTTCACAATGTGACTCACTTTTAATGGGTAACGAATGTGGAGCGCATACTTTCCCTTATATCGAAATTAAAGATCCTACTGCACAGCTAGAACACGAAGCTACCACTTCAAAAATTGGTGAAGACCAGATTTTTTACTGTAACCAGAGAGGTATCGATACCGAAAGAGCAATTGCGTTGATTGTCAATGGTTTCAGTAAAGAAGTTTTAAATAAATTACCAATGGAATTTGCCATTGAAGCTCAGAAATTACTTGAGATTTCTTTGGAGGGTTCTGTAGGATAA
- a CDS encoding HesB/IscA family protein, protein MIKVSDYAKEKAIQLMTEDGFNPAEDYIRVGVKSGGCSGLEYVLGFDNKKTDTDQIFEDNNIKIVVEKKSILYLAGTILEYSGGLNGKGFVFNNPNAARTCGCGESFSL, encoded by the coding sequence ATGATAAAAGTTTCAGATTATGCTAAGGAAAAAGCCATTCAACTGATGACAGAAGATGGTTTTAATCCGGCAGAAGATTATATAAGAGTTGGGGTAAAGAGCGGAGGTTGTTCTGGTTTGGAATATGTTTTGGGTTTTGACAACAAAAAAACAGATACCGATCAGATTTTCGAAGACAATAACATCAAAATTGTGGTAGAAAAAAAATCTATTCTTTATTTAGCAGGTACTATCCTCGAATACTCAGGTGGATTGAATGGAAAAGGATTTGTTTTTAACAATCCTAATGCAGCCAGAACGTGTGGTTGTGGTGAGAGTTTTAGCTTATAA